aattcaacaaaaaaattGTATTTAGTAGCAAGAGAGTCCATAACAAGCAACATTTTAGGTCTTTTCATCATCCTGTTTTCTAATGTCAGGAAcaagatgctgatgttttgctggTGATCACAGCCCTAGCATATAAAACTGCTCTTTATATGAGCCATGGTAAAAATAGCAAAGTGATACAGGATCTACAGATGAAACGCAGGTGATTTGTTTCTTAACCACAACTCCAAATGGTTCCGTTTACAGCTTATTTGAGACAGCAGGGTGATTACAGTAATGCAGCGACGTCAGAGGAGGTTTAAACTCTGTACCTGGCGGCCTCTTTGATAATGTTTTGCAGGAAGATGAGTCGAGTGTCCAGAGTGCCCTGGATCTGcttcaggaggaggaagatctTCTCGTAGTCTGAAACAGAAAGAGCAAGTGAATGAGGATTAATTGCTTGATTATTGCTCTCCAACTCTCTATACATACAGTAGAATGTTAATGACTTCTATCATATAATATTCACATTTCTTCTAAGAAAATTTgttctagggctgcaactaagaATTATTTCTACTATAGATTCATATCTtgaattaatgattaattattcGATCCATGTCAGAAAAACACCAATCACAAATCTCTAGCCCTACACATAGGctgttccttttattttgtccacccccccATACACTATGTTTGGCTACATACGTCTGCCAGGTTTTCTGATCTCCTTGGTGATGAGCGACCTCAGCTCGTTGTTGATCTTGGTCGTCTCGGTGTGAATGTGCTTCTTCAGAGCCGCAGGTGACAGGTAGCGAGGCGGCTGGTCCTCCACCAGCACCAACTCCGCTCCACCCTCGCAGCCCAGCGGCGGCTCGCCCACCTGGGGTTGCCCattctcctcctcgtccccgAGCCCGAAGTCCTGGGGGATCGCGGCAGTGTGGTTTTCCTGGTGGTTGGCAGGCCCTGAGGGATGATCCGCCTCCGAGTCCGAGCTCCCGTCTGAGCCGTAGTGGTTCTCATTCAGGTGGTTGATGATCATGTCAGGTTCAGGTTCTCCGTCATTCATGTCCATGTCTGCAGGTTCAGAGattatgtttattcattttgtttctttgataAGTGATACTCTCTCCTCATGAGTCACGTCAGTCTCGGTGGGAGAATTCTTATTCTAACTCTGCATGTGATTTATCACAACATCTAACACCAGTTAATGATTTTTTTACAGCTTTCCTTCAAGCGGGATTCCACCAGTTTTAAATATCAGTTTTATAGTCCTGTTGTTGAAGATTTCTAGTGATGGGTTCTACTcggttgtataatgtcttctgtggctctggagaagcTTTGACAAGTCGGAGAAAATAAACGTGATGTTATCAGAGACTTCAAATCTTAACcgggggtgtggagtttgaaatgcattcaacacatttgttacatcacaagaaaacacacaatgtgttttggtgagaaacactgagtgTAAACAGAAACGACACTACGAGACAGAAAAGCTTATTTTTAGACGCAAACgttttgaatgtaattttgaagaacatttaaaaacacatacaaaccaTCAACATTctaaatatattataaaataaatacgtCTTGCCTAACAAACACCATGTTCTTTGAATGTACTTGCTTTTCAGAAAACCTTTGAGGAACATTAGGGACATGTAGAGTAAGATATTACAGTGTTGGCTGGTGCTGAAGATACCACTGTGAAGAGCCTAATCCTGAGTGGCTTCAATTCCAAAATCACAAAAGCAGTCAAAAAGGAGAACCGAAAACTGATCAGAGTTTGAAACAGTTTCTAACAGTTATCATTTCAGTTAtcatattatgtatttattgtgtgtcaTAGTCTCAATACAAATCTCACCTGCTGTTGGTCGAGGGCTGGCAGGGGGTGTTACTGGAGGGGTGTAGGCCCTGCCCAGACGCAGCAGAGGCGACATGCAGCGACGTCTCTTTGGTCCTCCGCCCGGCATGTTGCTGCTGTCTCCGGGTCTCTTCCCTTTGTTCTGAGGGCCGGTCACGAACTCATCCGCCTCGTCGATCATCATGCCCTGAGCGAGGAGTGAGGAAGATGGTCGATAAAATGCTTCTCAAATGCTTCTCAATCAATACCTTGCATTTGTCTTTTACTCATGAAAGAGGATGGGGGTTAGGGTTGATGTGAGTCGGTGGGACTTACCTTCTTGTCTAGTTTAAAAGGGTTGCCGAATGTGTGCAGACGTTTGGGCTGCTCAGGGTCTGCGTCTCGAAGAGGCTGAGGAGCAGCTTTGAGGAAGTCTTGGTAGTTGCCCATCTGGGCTATTGGCACGCTGTGGAGCTGGTCTGGACAGGAGAGGGGGAAATTCACCAACATGTAGGGAGAATTTTACACTTGCTCTTATAGAGAATACCTTTCTTTTTGCTGACCTTCAGTCAGTGAAGTTTTCCCCCTGACATCAGttttgggtgtggttacaggaATAACAGGGCACACTTAAGACCAACCCCAACAGTGGGTCTGGGAAACAGGCTTGCACAGCGACTTACCTGAGTCCTGTCCTCTGAGACTACAGACGCTGGTGTTCAGCAGGTTCCTCCTCATTCGGCTGAGCTGGTCCAGCAGGTGGCTGCGGGGGATGTCGTAGGGATTCCTAAAGCTCTGCGGCTTCAGGCCCTGATGAGGACACAAGACCGATGGGATTGTAAAGTACTGTCTATATAACAGATATATAACcataactataactataacaGAGTGGATATACAGTGGAAAAAGCCctcaagcacacaaacaaactataTAAAAGATCTCAGTAAACAGCTCAGGAGGATTGTTGGAGGGGAAGCCAGGAAGGCAGGAAAAAGTCTGAGCAGAATGTGAACGAGCAACAGTGAGATTTGAGTTGAACGTCGACTGTCCAAGTAAATGCAGCTCAGTAGACAACAATAAAAGACAATGTTGATGAgtgtaatgaatgaataataactCTTGCTTATGAAAGCTGCGTATCCTCAAAATCCTTTGTTTAGGTTTGTTTTGTTAAGGAAACGTTAATAATAATCCAACCGTACCTTGTTGAGCAGTGCCAGATGAAAGCCTTGGAACTCTTTGGTGTTGAGCTCCATGGGCAGAGCCGGAGCCTCTCCTGAGagactctgcagctgctggatgaaGTCCCTGCGCTGGGCCAGAGATATACCTCCCCCCCGCCAACGCACCTTGGTGCCGGCCTCTGGTGGTGGCTTCTTACCAATCAAGGCAATCAGGCGGTCGTACTCGATTTTTGACTGGAAATGTgagcaaatgaataaaatgactgGGTGAAAGATAAAGTGATACTTTATGTATAAGAGAATATGAATAACATGCACACCAGGGTTGGATATCATTTTTTGATACCAGGGTCGATATGAGAATTTTCAGTACCCATACCAAAAGTTGCtacgttttctttttaatttaataaaatatgagaAACTTCTAAAATGCTCATTTAATGTTGTCTTATTGACACAGAAAATGACTATAAAAAGAAACGTATGCTTTATATCAGAAGACACTGAGCACTGAACCATACATTTTGTTACTGGACTGTTTTCAACACACTTGTCATtaaatgccatgaaaagaccaaaaccaacaaacatgTGTTGGTCTGTATCTAAATACTTTACGACTTACCCACCCCGTCTTTTATAAGTTAATCAAACTGGGGTAAACAGTGCATTTGGGGACTAATTTCAGGCTTGGATTTGGTGCACTGGTGAGTAAATATGGCAGCAGGACTGAGTATGTGAGACTGACTAAACTTAAAACCAGCATGTTCATCGTTGTGAAGGAACACTGTGGCATtttctgaacaacaacaaaaaacaacaactttgaacAACTCTAtaacacagaggaataaaatatGTAaggctttggacacacacacacacacacacacacacacacacacacacacacactatacttATTGATCAGATTAATTTGTTGTCAGGTTTACTCTTcttattggatttgttgacaattaaaACATAGAATAGAATATCACaagacttatcctttaaatagAGATACCCAGCCCGATTACACATacggacacacacagatgttctGTGATATGTACCCAAAGGTAGCAACATCCCAACTTCTCACCTGTTGGCTGAGCTTCTTCAGGTAGGAGACCACGCTGTAGCTCAGGCCATACTCCATGTTGTCAGCCAGCAGATTCGGTGCTCCCATGATTCTCAGGGCCTTCCTAAGGGACTGTGGAAAGAACACAGCAATAAGACCAGCGCAGCATCTTTTATGGTCTTCATATGTCAAtcaaatgggggggggggggggggggggggggttgaataaaaaaataactgaagAAGTCCCCTGACCCCGATATAATATGGAGGCATGGTCTTCAGGTAGTTCTCAAAGGACTGCCGCCATTTGATGGTAGGCTTGAACTTGTGCACTTTGATCAAGTCATCTGCAATAACCAAGAAAAATTATAGGAATTAGAAATTATAGGAGAGCAATGTCACACTTTTTCAGAGATTAATTCCATTTTCTCAAGCCAATCATAATGGATTTATTGCCTAAACTGATAATAATCCTCTTACTATAATAGCACatatgacacaaaaacaaagagcataCCATGACTCAAGTAGTACTTCACTATAAATTACTAATATTCTAAAATAATGGGACATTGCCAGGAGTAATTATGTCACAGGAGCACATATGATGACAGTAAAAATGAGGGATCCATCAGTCTTACCCAGAAGTGGCAGCAGCACGGGGTAGTTGTAGGGCATCACAAACAGGTTGACACAGTTCAGAGCTGTGCTGGCCTTTAAGTAGCCGAAGGGTTGGCCCAGGTCGCTGTACTTGGCACTGTTACATACAAACAcctaaaagacagacagagagaaaatcaatTCATGTGTGGTGACATTAGAACTCTTCAACCAGCAAACAAAAACCTGCAGACATGTAGGTGTTTTTTGTTAACTGGCTCAATAAGCTGCTGTTCAATTCTGTTTGACAAGCTGCTGGTTTTTTGGGATATGACTCTGTAGCTTAAACCACATCCATGCATTAACATCACTACCAGTGGGTCACCCACACACCTAATGCTGGAAAGTATGAACTCCCTCtttaaaaagatgaatgcaCTTTCAGCACTCCCTCTGCGATTTTTCAGCTCATGTTTTCACCTCAACTAACCTCTGTCACACATTCAACACGGCTAAGTAGGACACAGCCTATGAAAGCTGCGCATGTCTTACTATAACATCAAGAAAGCATTTCCATTTATGCATTGAACTGTAGCCGCTGCAGAGGAAAGACCATGTCTAAGCTGGACTTTCTCAGCCTCAGGTGCACTGTAGCCCGGCTGTTCtttgagctgctgttgttagcatgttagcatagctTGAGTTAGCATGTTCACGTACATTTGAAAAACTCCTGGATGTTAACACGCTGACGTTTAGCCTGTAACATTTTATATTGGTACActaacattagcttagcttgCTGATATTTAGTATGCATAattaaacatgttagcatgtcaaCATGTACAGTTCAGTTGCTCAGAAATCACTAATTCTTCCACTTGCATTCATTTCATCACTGTTAGTATCCAGCTATGTGACAGAATGAAACTGTCCTCGGACCACCAGGtgcaaatgttaaaaaacactgtggatttcagctttaatgttGAAGTCCATTCtcacaaagtgtttgtttgtgttgtgttgtgttgtgttgtgtgataGAGCTGTACCTGCCAGCAGGTGTGCGGGGACTTCCTCTCCAAAATGTACTGCGTGAGAGGCGAAGGCTCCAGCTCGTACTTGTCGAAGGGCACCTTGTCTATCACCATGGGCTCCGCGTCCAGACAGGAGAAGCGAACGTGAGGGTGGGCTGAGCGGGGGGGCTGAGGGAGAGGTAAATACTGTTATAGTCCATGTTGTCTGACTTTGTGTTGAGTGTCCATGTgaacaaacatatatatatatatatatatatcacaggTACGTTCTCCTGTGATTTAGTTTTGTTGATTCCTCCCTAAGTTTCTTACCAGCGTGGGGGAGTTCTGGTCCGGCCAGAAGGCCTCAGGGATGGGCCAGTGACCGATGGGGACACCGGTTTTAGGGTTGGGTCGTACGTAGATCAGCTTGTGACAGCAATGCCAAGGCTGTGGACCGGACTTCAACGCCTCAGCTGGAGCGTCtggacagacacatacagtacggGTAAAACAACCCTCAGCAGTTAAAGACAAGAAGGTGCTTGTGAggtatgaaaacacaacaaaatgaatgtaacCATGTGTAGGCAGTTAAAATATGAAGGTGGGGATTTAAACTGTGGcatccaccagctgtttatgaACAGCAGTAAAGAAAAGCTCAGAGAGGATTATAAAAAAAACGGCGAGTGGGAGAGAGCAAAGAGATTCGCTACTAATCAAACAGATTCAGTGCAGCAGGtgtcaaaaatgtcttttagaAATAGAGTCTGGAATAAATTTCATtaagacaaacaaatgtgtctCTTACCCTCTAAAGGAGGAGGGTCGGGCCCAGTCTTCTCAAAGTTTATCACCACTCCACTCTGGATTTTCTGCACCAGAGACTCCAGACACTGATTCAACATACGCTGAGAGAACACGCTGTAGGAACGTCctgcaacacacagacacacacaacatatatacACCATGTTATAGGGTTGGAGTTCAATGGCTTTTAACTGAATATGAATGAAGTACTGAATCCACCTATTATAACTAAATCCTTTAAAGTCTATTTAGGTTTAGcttttaacagctttttttaAGGCTGCATTAACTAAtgtttggccactagggggcagtggaacaagctgAAAGAACAACATTTCTCATATTGTCAAGTCCCAATGAATGCGTTGGCGTGTTAACATTGCCATTAGAACACATCCGTCAGATATGGAGAAATATTCATTTGGAATGACATTTCTGGTCGCCTGATGAatttaatattcatatattaatatattcaCACTCTTTTTAGCTCAACCGACACCTGagaaaaaatatctggctcttcacTAGCTTCACTAACTTGGTCTGTCTGCCCTTTtttgctgagcaggtagtgcgCAGTGGGTTCATGAGGGCTTGTTTGctgtaaacagctgcctgctgctgcaggaacagGGTTAACGCCGAATCACACAGTAAATTAGCCATAAAAAGCAAAATACTGCGCTAAAAGAGGCTGGAaggctccacagagctgaggggaactacaAAGATGGGTGATAAagctctgtgggtttgtcacaaTGAGCGcccactttcacattacatgtagtcagAGTTAATTGTAGTTACAATGTTCATTAATGCAGTTTTATAAatctataaaataaatgactaaaactCAAAGATTAACATTCAAACAACTAAAGCTCAGGTTTTGAAAGACAGATTACATATTCTCATCTAGTAGTCCTTTGGTAAAAGGTTTTAACTTTCTGATTAATTGACATTTTCAGTTGAAAGATCCAAAAAAGACCTTTGATCTTTCCATCTGTGCCATTACTCAGTGAATATTTCTACATTTGCATTAAATGTTAATTGTGGTTACTCGTCACAAATGGTGCAGTGTGTGCCACATGATGAGTAAAATGTCCACACTGTGTTAAGTTATTACAGCATAGACAAAAAGGTTTCAGGAATAAATTCTGAGAAGCactttgacatttattttggcatttATGTGATGTTTCTGAATCTCAGGCGAATCAAGTCGACCCAAAATGAAGATCAGTGCCAATATCAGCCCTATTAGTTAGATAAATAActacctgaatgttttgcaTATTGCTTTTCTTGTGAGAAAAGATTCAAGACTTAACGAGTATTTTACCAACTCAAATTCATGGTTAGGTTTGGGTTCTGAAGCCTGGCACCATTATGGATCTGGTTTTATCACCCACCTGAAAATACTGCTGGGTAAAAAGCGCATGATACTATTTGAATGTAGAGTCCTCTTATTTTAATTCATAACACTGCAGTGCCTGACTATAGAGACTGCAGTGCAATTTCAAGAGCTCTCTACTCAACACTGTACTCATCTTTATGGAGCCCTATCAGTCCTTTACACTCACTAGATGTTAACAGCATTGAAAGAGGTGCATTTGCGTGAGATGTAGCTCTGAGGCTGCTTGAGTTTTTTTGTCACAGCATCAGTCAGCGGGCAGCAAAGGTCACATGAATCAGACACACTGTTTTACAAAGCTACTACTGATTAGTCTAATTCAGCCCTCTGGCCATTTACTGCCTCCAACTTCACCTCTAATGACCTTGTTATGcacccattcactcactcatttcAATAGGCCGTGGCTTTGTGTCAGGTCTGCCATCAGCAGTAATGGACAGGCAGCATGTACTGTAGACTGTCACTGACAATGGAGCTGTGTCATGTTCTGCATTCAGCACCACCGCCTGCCACACAGAGCTTTGGCGTGctcggctctctctctctctctctctctatgtgtgtgtgtgtgtgtgtgtgtgtgtgtgtgtgtgtgttaatcttAACCATCAGCATCATTCTAGTCTGTTCCTCCTGCCAGCTGCTTCCACAACCAGGCAGCATGAGGACTGAAGACAGGAGGGATGAAAGTCTACTTCTATAAGTGGATGTTCTTTAAAACTGGTCGGTAGGCAGTCAGGGTTTGGCTTATTCCACAGCcggaatggggggggggggggattacagGTTGAAATCTATGTCCTGAACGTATCTCGACACTTTCAATTCTGAACCAGGTGGGAAAATCGGGGCTTTCTAACCTTAATCAAACAATTACTCCTGAAGTGTTGAGCAAAGCCCTAAACCCCTCCTCAACTGCTCAGTGGTTAAAACAAGAGCATGCTGTTTGTACCGGGTTGTTCAGCTCCCACTGGCAAACCTGTAAACACAAGTAACTCTGATTGTTGAGCAAGACGGTGCTGAGACAGAGCTCGGGGCGGTCCCTCGCTGGAGTGAAAAACAGATGTCAAGGCGAGCTTTCTCTCTATCACTAAGTTTTTtccatcaaaaaaacaaaaaagccccACACACCCATTATTCTCCTCGTTCTTTGTAATGATAGAGATGATACATCAGCTGTGCAACGGAATGCATTAAACAAATAGCTATTTTGATCTGGTGTTATAAATACTTTGAGCTTGTCCCAGCATGTTCCACCCAGCTCTGCTGTAGAAATTAGGCTTGTGTCACTCCCAAGAGGAATACGTCTATgatgtttttccaaaataaGGTTATAATGACATCCATTTACAAATAATTGgctacacaaaataaaatacatcatgGTAATTTGCGATCAATAACAAGTGACAAAAAAGTTCTGGTGTACAGATGATCAAAGACTGAATTAACTGTGATGTCTTTCCATTAGCCAGCTGTCTGTGACGCTTCAATAAGAAGATAAGAATGACTATGTggtctttgcttttatttctcttgcAGGTAACAATTACATATACTTCTTGAATAATTTATAAATGCTGCTGACCCAAAGGCATCTAAATCTAATTATGTAAATTATGTTAATTGGTTTTCTCAATTTCTGGACTGTTTGTaatattatttgaaaatgtatgggCTACATGCTGGACCTGGTTTATAgcaatttgtaatgttttgtaagCCTATGCAGGCTGGgcacatttatatttatgatacgataacaaaaaaaagtcattattATCACCAACTTAACTTCAGCAATTAAGACAATCTGAAAATATTCCTCTTTGTTTGGAGACTAAGTAATAAAGAAAAGGATGCTCTGGGTAAATTCCATAATGGCTTCACTTTATTTAGAAAAACTACTCGTGATTTCCTATTGCGCTTAAATAAAGTCTAGAGACTTGTAAGAGACCGATTAAAGGAAGAAtgttcaaaaacactggatcctacaattcccataatgcaactcaatagcatctttcattaaaCCTTTGCTGCCTGTTAAATACCCTCATCTTTCATTCCCCTAGTTTATAACACCGGTTTTATGTCAAATGTTTGAAGTCTAACGCAAGATAACGCTGATATTTTCTCAGGCTTGACTAATGTCTTTCAGAGCAACAGACGATATTACAACTGggttcacaggctgagtagtctGAGTGACTCctcatgacaagtaaactgactTTTATctgtaaaatcggtggagtgccTCCTTAAGCAATGCACTCTACAAACACATATTAGACATTAACTAAACGACAGCTTGTTCTCAGTTCACATACCTCCAGTGACCTCACACATAGGGGTGATGGGAGAATCGTCAGGCGGGACGCCACCGAGGGGTTCAGGCTCCACCGAAGCATTGCCAGGGATGCGCAGCACCAGAGCGAACAGTCGCTGGTCCCAGCGGAAGGGCTCCTTGGTCAGCTCGCTACCCGGCAGTGGGGTGGTGAGAGGGAGATGGAGCTGgacagtggaggagagaaacagatggtTGAGTGTCAATGACAAAATAAACCATGGATCATAACTAGAGACAATGTGCGAGTGTTGCTTAGAGTTGGACAGTATGATGATACTGAGTGCCTTAATTTAtcaggtatttaattcactgcATTGTCCGAAAACAGATATTCTTATCTTTAGACCGTTTGCAGAAAATGCACTACATCCAGAACATATTGctattacaatatatatatagcaaCATAGAAGATTTAGATTATATTCTAGTCCAGGTTTTCATCAAGTATACAAAAGCAGATCTAAATTTGgtaattaaacaacaacaattaacGCTTCAAAACATTTAAGCAGACACCCACTGCAAACTGACAGCTGTTAAAAGATTTTAGTGTCGATTCATCATCCTCTCACAGTAACAGGCTTCTCTCCGAAAAACACAGATTCTGATTTTGTCATAAATTTTCTTTTCAGACAGTTCTTAGGCAGCACAGACTTTCAGAGAAAAGAGTTGCAATTAAAGTCAAACTTGCCCACCAAACGTCACTTGGTAACTTGTGCCCAGTCTGAACAAGCACAAACCTGGAATTATCACAGAAGCCATGAATTAGACTGTGGCTGCAGAATCAAGGACTTAATTGTATGTGTTTGACCTCCGTGAGTTTTGCTTCTCGAGCTACAAAACTGACAACATGGCTTAATAAGAGTCCTCTCCATCTCAcacagggagcagcagcagaaatactCAACATGGATGATAGAGATAACAATTTGTGAACtctaacattttaaagaccaaaggattaattgattagtcaaaacaaatgcactgtgCACTGTTGTGGgttctgaaatgtaaataactgctggttttcttagtcttttATGATACTAAATTGAACATCTtttggtttttgactgttggtcacaTAAAACAAGCACCTTGAATGTGAAAACTTGGGCTTTGGGAAGTTGTGAGGGGTATTTTCTTTACGATTTTCTGACACTCAATAGATTGAATGATTAATGAAGGAAGTTATCGTCAGATTAAATTGATAATAAAACTACTGTTGACTGCAAACCTAATCACGACGTGACTCAAAAGCTAAAACTGACTACATTACAGTTCAATTTTTCTTCTTAAGGTCATGATATTTAAGTTTGTAGACAGGTCAGATATATGAGCGGACAATATGGCCGGTCTGTTTCGCTTTACAAAGTCATGGGATAATTCTAACTATTGAAAATACTAAATAACAGCAGTTATGTGAATTTAATTTTAGCTTCCATAGTGACAGATAATAGGGAATGGTTTGATTGATGATTGAAGTAATAGATGCTTGTGTTATAGTGAACATTGTCTGCATGGTGGTGGGATCAGACTGAGTTGTCATCCAACCAAGCAGGAAGCACTCCTGATTGGCCGGGGAGATTGTGGCTGACCTCGTCTTGGACTCCGCCGCCGCTCGTCAACTTGTTGCCGTCACTGATGGTGATTATGATGGCGGGCTCGAGGAAAAAGGGATTCCTTCCCTGCGAAGAGAAAATTAAGACATATTCAtgatttaaaaactaaaaacacgaGCAGACAAAGCTAAGTGCATTTATGGCAAAATTCAGAGTTTAGCAGCTGTATATTTATAGCACTTGAAAGTCTGAGGCATAAATGAGCATAGATAACGTCTCATTATATAGATAACTTACATGGGATCTATTTTAAGTGAGTgggtgtgtgaaagagagaa
This window of the Enoplosus armatus isolate fEnoArm2 chromosome 11, fEnoArm2.hap1, whole genome shotgun sequence genome carries:
- the ints6 gene encoding integrator complex subunit 6, whose amino-acid sequence is MPVLLFLIDTSASMNQRTHLGTTYLDIAKGAVETFMKLRGRDPASRGDRYMLVNFEDVPFGIKAGWKESHATFMTELRNLQANGLTTIGQSLRTAFDLLNLNRLVTGIDNYGQGRNPFFLEPAIIITISDGNKLTSGGGVQDELHLPLTTPLPGSELTKEPFRWDQRLFALVLRIPGNASVEPEPLGGVPPDDSPITPMCEVTGGRSYSVFSQRMLNQCLESLVQKIQSGVVINFEKTGPDPPPLEDAPAEALKSGPQPWHCCHKLIYVRPNPKTGVPIGHWPIPEAFWPDQNSPTLPPRSAHPHVRFSCLDAEPMVIDKVPFDKYELEPSPLTQYILERKSPHTCWQVFVCNSAKYSDLGQPFGYLKASTALNCVNLFVMPYNYPVLLPLLDDLIKVHKFKPTIKWRQSFENYLKTMPPYYIGSLRKALRIMGAPNLLADNMEYGLSYSVVSYLKKLSQQSKIEYDRLIALIGKKPPPEAGTKVRWRGGGISLAQRRDFIQQLQSLSGEAPALPMELNTKEFQGFHLALLNKGLKPQSFRNPYDIPRSHLLDQLSRMRRNLLNTSVCSLRGQDSDQLHSVPIAQMGNYQDFLKAAPQPLRDADPEQPKRLHTFGNPFKLDKKGMMIDEADEFVTGPQNKGKRPGDSSNMPGGGPKRRRCMSPLLRLGRAYTPPVTPPASPRPTADMDMNDGEPEPDMIINHLNENHYGSDGSSDSEADHPSGPANHQENHTAAIPQDFGLGDEEENGQPQVGEPPLGCEGGAELVLVEDQPPRYLSPAALKKHIHTETTKINNELRSLITKEIRKPGRHYEKIFLLLKQIQGTLDTRLIFLQNIIKEAARFKKRVLIEQLENFLEEIHNRSNNMNHVDTL